The following coding sequences are from one Halomicrobium zhouii window:
- a CDS encoding DUF5799 family protein produces MSDDWTGMIAGERMQLDQEFADRVEASSFNRQQWGLVMTALDFEIEDPETPDQATLVPDTSSVPTIIPELDNLEQPGAMGGGSQSSDSSGGLMDSVKGALGLGGGSGGSDQERLDEATDLATDYCDRLQERLESSGRWESVCKRAQG; encoded by the coding sequence ATGTCAGACGACTGGACCGGCATGATCGCCGGCGAGCGGATGCAACTCGACCAGGAGTTCGCCGACAGAGTCGAGGCCTCGTCGTTCAACCGCCAGCAGTGGGGGCTCGTGATGACGGCGCTCGATTTCGAAATAGAGGACCCTGAGACGCCGGACCAGGCCACGCTCGTCCCCGACACGTCCAGCGTGCCGACGATCATCCCCGAACTGGACAACCTCGAACAGCCAGGCGCCATGGGCGGCGGGTCACAGTCATCGGACTCCAGCGGCGGACTGATGGATTCGGTGAAAGGCGCGCTCGGGCTCGGCGGTGGTAGTGGCGGAAGCGACCAGGAGCGCCTCGACGAGGCCACCGACCTGGCGACCGACTACTGCGACCGCCTCCAGGAACGACTGGAATCCAGCGGTCGCTGGGAGAGCGTCTGCAAGCGCGCGCAGGGCTAG
- a CDS encoding OsmC family protein, producing the protein MTDIEVTSTCEEGYTANNVIDDEWELTVDALGEDGPSAQQVLVADYASCYLPALRVAADQTGYDDIGEIEIDVEADLDEDDDVSAIRFDLRVEEDLGDDEQEVVELGEEICHVHDALREELHADISIESGV; encoded by the coding sequence ATGACAGACATCGAAGTCACCAGCACGTGCGAGGAGGGCTACACCGCCAACAACGTCATCGACGACGAGTGGGAACTCACCGTCGACGCCCTCGGGGAGGACGGACCGTCGGCACAGCAAGTACTCGTCGCCGACTACGCCTCCTGTTACCTCCCGGCGCTCCGCGTCGCCGCGGACCAGACCGGCTACGACGACATCGGCGAGATCGAGATCGACGTCGAGGCCGACCTCGACGAGGACGACGACGTCTCCGCCATCCGCTTCGACCTCCGCGTCGAGGAGGACCTGGGCGACGACGAGCAGGAGGTCGTCGAACTGGGCGAGGAGATCTGCCACGTCCACGACGCGCTACGCGAGGAACTCCACGCCGACATCTCGATCGAGAGCGGCGTCTAG
- a CDS encoding TMEM165/GDT1 family protein, with amino-acid sequence MTGWLEVATIAFVTQLLVLPGEKVQFIVAALSTRYHPLLVVSAAASAFAGWTALEVVFGSHLQSALSPFVLDLFTGLLFCLFAVLLYRSAPGPDEASFQTDGGAVVGSDGELDVQVPLLNWDVPNVLGGFVPIFALMAFGEFGDKTQLVTIGLAAQYSQASAIWAGEMAAIVPVTLVNAYFFHRFAARFDLRKAHYAGAALFSFFGFDTLQATLTGVSLWERLVEAVAALVLSLVPFV; translated from the coding sequence GTGACTGGCTGGCTGGAAGTCGCGACTATCGCATTCGTCACCCAGTTGCTGGTGTTACCCGGCGAGAAGGTCCAGTTCATCGTCGCGGCCTTGTCGACCCGGTACCATCCCCTCCTCGTGGTCAGCGCCGCCGCCAGCGCCTTCGCCGGCTGGACTGCCCTGGAAGTCGTGTTCGGGAGCCACCTTCAGTCGGCGCTGTCGCCGTTCGTCCTCGACCTGTTTACCGGTCTCCTGTTCTGCCTGTTCGCCGTCCTCCTGTACCGCTCCGCGCCGGGGCCGGACGAGGCGTCGTTCCAGACCGACGGCGGCGCGGTCGTCGGGAGCGACGGCGAACTCGACGTCCAGGTCCCCCTCCTGAACTGGGACGTCCCGAACGTTCTCGGCGGATTCGTCCCCATCTTCGCGTTGATGGCCTTCGGCGAGTTCGGGGACAAGACCCAGCTCGTGACCATCGGTCTCGCCGCCCAGTACTCTCAGGCATCGGCCATCTGGGCCGGCGAGATGGCGGCCATCGTCCCCGTCACGCTCGTCAACGCGTACTTCTTCCACCGCTTCGCCGCTCGCTTCGACCTCCGGAAGGCCCACTACGCCGGTGCTGCCCTGTTCTCGTTCTTCGGCTTCGACACGCTCCAGGCGACCCTGACCGGCGTCTCCCTCTGGGAACGACTCGTCGAGGCAGTCGCCGCTCTGGTCCTCTCGCTCGTACCGTTCGTCTGA
- a CDS encoding NAD(P)-dependent oxidoreductase — translation MTAVGFVGLGAMGAPMAWNLVDSGFDLTVYNRTTERERPFAEAGVSVADSPKHLTERVDVVCLIVSDGDAVAEVLDRDLGILAGVDEETTVVQMSTIGHDETAAAADAVTDRGGRFVDCPVSGTVGPAEEGTLVGLASGDEDEVESVRPVLETTCDPVVYCGDVGQGTNMKLFINLLLGDAMSAFAEALTFGANRDLSVEDMLTVVENGALDSPLFSAKGEQIADGDFAPRFPADYQFKDLNLALDAAGEDGVPMGVTAAARELFSAARGRGHGDEDMAAVVRHLEETTGVEVRSDDEE, via the coding sequence ATGACAGCAGTCGGATTCGTCGGACTCGGAGCGATGGGCGCGCCGATGGCGTGGAACCTGGTCGACAGCGGGTTCGACCTGACGGTGTACAACCGCACCACCGAGCGCGAGCGACCGTTCGCCGAAGCGGGCGTCAGCGTCGCCGACTCACCGAAGCACCTCACGGAGCGAGTCGACGTCGTCTGCCTGATAGTCTCGGACGGCGACGCGGTCGCGGAGGTACTCGACCGCGACCTGGGCATCCTCGCCGGCGTCGACGAGGAGACGACCGTCGTCCAGATGAGCACCATCGGCCACGACGAGACGGCGGCCGCAGCGGACGCTGTCACCGACCGCGGCGGCCGGTTCGTCGACTGCCCGGTCTCCGGTACCGTCGGACCGGCGGAGGAGGGCACGCTCGTGGGCCTGGCCAGTGGCGACGAGGACGAGGTGGAATCCGTCCGACCGGTCCTCGAGACGACGTGCGACCCGGTCGTCTACTGCGGCGACGTCGGCCAGGGGACGAACATGAAGCTCTTTATCAACCTCCTGCTGGGCGACGCGATGAGCGCCTTCGCCGAGGCGCTGACCTTCGGCGCGAACCGGGACCTCTCCGTCGAGGACATGCTCACCGTCGTCGAGAACGGGGCGCTCGACTCGCCGCTGTTCTCGGCGAAGGGCGAGCAGATCGCAGACGGCGACTTCGCACCCAGGTTCCCCGCCGACTACCAGTTCAAGGACCTGAACCTGGCGCTCGACGCCGCCGGCGAGGACGGCGTTCCGATGGGCGTTACCGCTGCTGCGCGGGAACTGTTCAGCGCGGCGCGCGGGCGTGGGCACGGTGACGAGGACATGGCCGCCGTCGTCAGGCACCTGGAAGAAACGACCGGGGTCGAGGTTCGTTCCGACGACGAGGAGTGA
- a CDS encoding metal-dependent hydrolase, with protein MELTWHGHSTWHVQVDGTSLLIDPFFDHDVTETSADDVETPDYVLLTHGHADHIANVGAFTDAAIVATPELAAYVEDEHGAEETIGFNLGGTIELGDAFVTMHRADHTNGLGTTYEAGSGGMPAGFVISDTKPTQMSDEESTSFYHAGDTGLMTEMREVIGPFLEPDAAALPIGDHFTMGPWQAAVAVDWLDVDHAFPMHYDTFPPVEVEPQDFVREVKATGSDAEVHVLDPDESFEL; from the coding sequence ATGGAACTCACCTGGCACGGACATTCGACGTGGCACGTACAGGTCGACGGAACGTCGCTCCTGATCGACCCGTTCTTCGACCACGACGTCACGGAGACGAGCGCCGACGACGTCGAGACGCCCGACTACGTCCTCCTCACGCACGGGCACGCCGACCACATCGCGAACGTCGGGGCGTTCACGGACGCAGCCATCGTTGCCACGCCCGAACTCGCGGCGTACGTCGAGGACGAACACGGAGCCGAGGAGACGATCGGCTTCAACCTCGGCGGAACGATCGAACTCGGCGACGCCTTCGTGACGATGCACCGGGCAGACCACACCAACGGCCTCGGAACCACCTACGAAGCGGGCTCGGGCGGCATGCCTGCCGGGTTCGTCATCAGCGACACGAAACCGACGCAGATGAGCGACGAGGAGTCGACGTCGTTCTATCACGCCGGCGACACCGGCCTCATGACGGAGATGCGCGAGGTCATCGGCCCGTTCCTCGAACCCGACGCGGCCGCGCTCCCCATCGGCGACCACTTCACGATGGGTCCCTGGCAGGCCGCCGTCGCCGTCGACTGGCTCGACGTCGACCACGCGTTCCCGATGCACTACGACACCTTCCCGCCGGTCGAAGTCGAGCCGCAGGACTTCGTCCGCGAGGTGAAAGCGACCGGAAGCGACGCCGAGGTGCACGTACTCGACCCCGACGAGTCCTTCGAACTGTAG
- a CDS encoding S1C family serine protease — MKPSQSRRAFLGSLAAGATAGIAGCNSIGSTGGAGTAGQSSETTTTTTDQSADDANTASRGRYAGVYEAVSPSIASVAVYTDGGQSAQGSAFAYDETHLVTNEHVVTDSDDVYLRFEDTGWRSASVVATDVYSDLAVLEASNRPDDATPLSLVDADPSVGTEVVAIGNPFGYSGSVSAGIVSGVDRTLPAANGFSIADAIQTDAAVNPGNSGGPLVTLDGDVVGVVNSGGGDNIGFAISAALAHRVVPALTEDRGYEHSYLGVTLTPVTPTIVEANELSHSEGVYIDQVLDGTPADGVLRGSTGTERVNGVETPVGGDVVVGLDGTGIPTRQALSTYLALETSPGDSLDVAVLREGERRTVTLELGSRPDPGR; from the coding sequence GTGAAACCTTCCCAGTCGCGCCGCGCGTTTCTCGGGTCGCTCGCCGCCGGGGCCACGGCTGGCATCGCCGGATGCAACTCCATCGGGTCGACCGGGGGCGCCGGGACTGCTGGTCAGTCCAGCGAGACGACCACGACGACCACCGACCAGTCAGCGGACGACGCTAACACTGCCTCGCGTGGCCGATACGCCGGCGTGTACGAGGCAGTCTCGCCGTCCATCGCCAGCGTCGCCGTCTACACCGACGGCGGGCAGTCGGCCCAGGGGAGCGCCTTCGCCTACGACGAGACGCATCTCGTGACGAACGAGCACGTCGTCACCGACAGCGACGACGTCTACCTGCGATTCGAAGACACGGGCTGGCGCTCGGCGTCGGTCGTCGCCACGGACGTCTACAGCGACCTCGCGGTTCTGGAGGCCTCGAACCGTCCGGATGACGCGACGCCCCTCTCGCTCGTCGACGCGGACCCCTCGGTGGGAACCGAGGTCGTCGCCATCGGGAACCCCTTCGGTTACTCGGGGTCCGTCTCGGCTGGCATCGTCAGCGGCGTCGACAGGACGCTTCCCGCCGCGAACGGCTTCTCCATCGCCGACGCCATCCAGACCGACGCCGCCGTCAACCCGGGCAACAGCGGCGGTCCGCTCGTCACGCTGGACGGCGACGTAGTCGGCGTCGTCAACTCCGGCGGCGGGGACAACATAGGATTCGCCATCTCCGCCGCACTGGCCCACCGGGTCGTCCCGGCACTGACCGAGGACCGTGGCTACGAGCACTCCTACCTCGGCGTCACGTTGACGCCAGTGACGCCGACCATCGTCGAGGCCAACGAGCTATCGCACTCGGAGGGCGTCTACATCGACCAGGTGCTCGACGGCACGCCCGCCGACGGCGTACTCCGGGGCAGTACGGGAACCGAGCGCGTCAACGGCGTCGAGACACCCGTCGGGGGCGACGTCGTCGTCGGCCTCGACGGGACCGGAATCCCGACCCGGCAGGCGCTGTCGACCTATCTCGCACTGGAAACCAGTCCCGGTGACTCGCTCGACGTGGCCGTCCTCCGCGAGGGGGAACGCCGGACCGTCACGCTCGAACTTGGTTCGAGACCGGATCCTGGCCGGTAG
- the priS gene encoding DNA primase small subunit PriS, whose product MEERTRLYLRGRFGDHYRRADITLPPDADAREWGFIPWTDGPGETMVRHRSLLDLGEIGDFLERKRPRHVYFSAGRYQDPSAPSMDEKTWLSSDLVFDLDADHLPAVELGEDSYAEMLEKCKDALLCLLDFLENDFGFDDLTVVFSGGRGYHVHVRDEGIQQLSRDSRREIVDYVRAVGLEPDGIQTKEIRPGNTAASRVLQTEGGWGQRVHDSLLAFVGELEAMDEEAALEELQELDGIGEGRAKTVYGAIQANREAIESGNLEAGGVGIRTLVETLLDQVVEEDIAPIDEPVTTDTNRLIRLPGSLHGGSGLAVQRIDRDSIEEFDPLVDAVPETFTGHEIAVEIDEDVEVELGGDTFTFQAGARSVPEHVGIFLMARGQAEKGPE is encoded by the coding sequence ATGGAAGAGCGGACTCGTCTGTACCTCCGGGGGCGCTTCGGCGACCACTACCGGCGGGCAGACATCACCCTTCCGCCGGACGCCGACGCCCGGGAGTGGGGTTTCATCCCGTGGACCGACGGTCCCGGTGAGACGATGGTCCGCCACCGTTCACTGCTCGACCTGGGCGAGATCGGCGATTTCCTCGAACGGAAGCGACCCAGGCACGTCTACTTCTCCGCGGGCCGATATCAGGACCCAAGCGCGCCATCGATGGACGAGAAGACCTGGCTGTCATCCGACCTGGTGTTCGACCTCGACGCCGACCACCTGCCGGCGGTCGAACTCGGCGAGGACAGCTACGCGGAGATGCTCGAAAAGTGCAAGGATGCGCTACTCTGCCTGCTGGACTTCCTGGAGAACGACTTCGGGTTCGACGACCTCACCGTCGTCTTCTCCGGCGGGCGCGGCTATCACGTCCACGTCCGCGACGAGGGCATCCAGCAGCTCTCCCGGGACTCCCGGCGGGAAATCGTCGACTACGTCCGCGCCGTCGGTCTCGAACCGGACGGCATCCAGACGAAGGAGATCAGACCCGGGAACACGGCGGCGTCGCGCGTGCTCCAGACCGAGGGTGGCTGGGGCCAGCGCGTCCACGACAGCCTCCTCGCGTTCGTCGGCGAACTCGAGGCGATGGACGAGGAGGCGGCCCTCGAGGAGTTGCAGGAACTCGACGGCATCGGCGAGGGGCGCGCGAAGACAGTCTACGGCGCCATCCAGGCCAACCGCGAGGCCATCGAGAGCGGCAACCTCGAAGCCGGCGGCGTCGGCATCCGGACGCTCGTCGAGACGCTGCTGGACCAGGTCGTCGAGGAGGACATCGCTCCCATCGACGAACCGGTCACCACCGACACGAACCGCCTCATCAGGCTCCCGGGGAGCCTCCACGGCGGGAGCGGCCTCGCCGTCCAGCGGATCGACCGCGACTCGATCGAGGAGTTCGACCCGCTCGTCGACGCCGTCCCGGAGACGTTCACGGGCCACGAGATCGCGGTCGAGATCGACGAAGACGTCGAGGTCGAACTCGGTGGGGATACCTTTACATTCCAGGCAGGTGCACGATCCGTACCAGAACACGTGGGCATCTTCCTGATGGCCCGTGGGCAGGCCGAGAAGGGTCCAGAATGA
- a CDS encoding GNAT family N-acetyltransferase → MSVNVESRVVDRGDDGFVDAAWQLKEQIRQEDGVLRQRRGFFRDAYRRSRVYVYVDRTTNTLVGFAAVRSDGYVLFLAVDPEYRGHGFGKRLIARVSEDFGSVTCHARTTNDDAIGFYEHLGFDVRRRIDNYYEDGGDAFYLSLGDDSIRAKLSKLLGS, encoded by the coding sequence GTGAGCGTCAACGTCGAATCGAGGGTCGTCGACCGCGGCGACGACGGGTTCGTGGACGCCGCCTGGCAGCTCAAAGAGCAGATCCGCCAGGAAGACGGCGTCCTCCGTCAGCGCCGCGGCTTCTTCCGTGACGCCTACCGGCGCTCGCGCGTCTACGTCTACGTCGACCGCACGACCAACACGCTCGTCGGATTCGCCGCGGTTCGCTCCGACGGCTACGTGCTCTTCCTGGCCGTCGACCCGGAATACCGCGGCCACGGTTTCGGGAAGCGACTCATCGCCCGGGTCTCCGAGGACTTCGGGAGCGTCACCTGCCACGCCCGGACGACGAACGACGACGCCATCGGGTTCTACGAACACCTCGGGTTCGACGTCCGTCGTCGCATCGACAACTACTACGAGGACGGCGGCGACGCGTTCTACCTCTCGCTCGGCGACGACTCCATCCGCGCGAAACTGTCGAAGCTGCTCGGCAGCTGA
- a CDS encoding DoxX family protein, which translates to MSTRRSSLVTAIAALVACAFAPPAAAHVDYVTDPVGQTRDAFTFAFDVLSDPVNAAMVAGASLVGVVTLAAYLRYRPTVPDVEILRETLATYYDLVPWMLRLSLGLPLVGAGFQGYLFAPTVTFDPGANPLLRLTLIGVGFFILFGLATRIVTAVGLSLYLLALATNPDVILAVEYLPGFLAIFVLGGGRPSADDMLQDVAASDATLYGRVDPVHHLKARLDDLTAPYRRFVPTILRVGMGVSFVYLGLVEKLASSDRALQVVAKYDLTAVVPVDPGMWVLGAGLMEIVVGLALIVGLLTRASAATAFLLFTLTLFGLPDDPVLAHVTLFGMASAIFTLGAGPFSLDERLARTAATEATAAPGDD; encoded by the coding sequence ATGAGTACCCGCCGCTCGTCGCTCGTGACCGCTATCGCTGCACTCGTTGCGTGCGCGTTCGCGCCGCCTGCGGCGGCACACGTCGACTACGTCACTGACCCGGTCGGGCAGACGCGCGACGCGTTCACGTTCGCGTTCGACGTCCTCTCGGACCCGGTCAACGCCGCGATGGTGGCCGGCGCCTCGCTGGTCGGCGTCGTCACGCTCGCGGCGTATCTCCGGTACCGGCCGACCGTCCCCGACGTCGAGATCCTGCGGGAGACGCTCGCGACGTACTACGACCTCGTCCCGTGGATGCTCCGGTTGAGTCTCGGTCTGCCGCTCGTCGGCGCGGGGTTCCAGGGATACCTCTTCGCCCCGACGGTGACGTTCGACCCTGGGGCCAATCCGCTGTTACGTCTCACGCTGATCGGCGTCGGCTTTTTCATCCTCTTCGGCCTGGCGACGCGCATCGTCACCGCGGTCGGGCTGTCGCTCTACCTGTTGGCGCTCGCGACCAACCCGGACGTCATTCTGGCCGTCGAGTACCTCCCCGGGTTCCTCGCCATCTTCGTCCTGGGCGGCGGCCGCCCGAGCGCGGACGACATGCTCCAGGACGTCGCAGCGAGCGACGCGACCCTGTACGGCCGCGTCGACCCGGTCCACCATCTGAAGGCGCGGCTCGACGACCTGACCGCACCGTACCGACGGTTCGTCCCGACGATTCTCCGCGTCGGGATGGGCGTATCGTTCGTCTACCTGGGGCTGGTCGAGAAGCTCGCGTCATCGGACCGGGCGCTCCAGGTCGTGGCGAAGTACGACCTGACTGCCGTCGTCCCCGTCGACCCGGGGATGTGGGTACTGGGTGCCGGACTGATGGAGATCGTCGTCGGTCTCGCGCTAATCGTGGGACTGCTGACTCGCGCCAGCGCCGCGACGGCGTTCCTCCTGTTCACGCTGACGCTGTTCGGCCTGCCGGACGACCCGGTGCTCGCCCACGTCACGCTGTTCGGGATGGCCTCTGCCATCTTCACGCTCGGTGCCGGACCGTTCTCGCTGGACGAACGACTCGCGCGGACTGCCGCGACCGAGGCGACGGCGGCCCCGGGCGACGACTGA
- a CDS encoding RtcB family protein, translating to MTTYEAGDVTLEQVREFVWEIPKSGGMNVPARILASESLLDEISEDKTLEQLRNSTYLPGVRKYALCMPDGHQGYGFPVGGVAGIDAENGCISPGAVGYDINCGVRMMRTNLTYDDVRGHEEELVDALFEAVPSGLGGGGVHEGTVDDVDAILSRGMDWALENGYAVRDDLEHCEDEGYRPEGNPDKVSEKARNRGKNQVGSLGSGNHFLEVQRVTDVFREDVAADFGLSEDQIVVLIHCGSRGLGHQVCTDYLRKIEQAHSGLLNQLPDRELAAAPAGSQLAEDYYEAMCAAINYAWVNRQLIMHRTREVFADVFDRDWEAMEMDLLYDVAHNIAKRETHTVDGEETDLFVHRKGATRAFPASHPEVPAAYRDVGQPIIIPGSMGAGSYVLRGGDRSLEETFGSTAHGAGRLMSRTQAKNEYWGEDVRDDLRDQQQVYVKAQSGATVAEEAPGVYKDVDEVVRVSDALGIGDKVAWTFPVCNIKG from the coding sequence ATGACCACGTACGAGGCGGGCGACGTCACGCTGGAGCAGGTCCGCGAATTCGTCTGGGAGATTCCCAAGTCCGGGGGGATGAACGTCCCGGCGCGGATCCTCGCCAGCGAATCGTTGCTCGACGAGATCAGCGAGGACAAGACGCTCGAACAGCTGCGCAACTCGACGTACCTCCCCGGCGTCAGGAAGTACGCGCTCTGTATGCCCGACGGTCACCAGGGGTATGGCTTCCCCGTGGGCGGCGTCGCCGGCATCGACGCAGAAAACGGCTGTATATCGCCCGGAGCAGTCGGCTACGACATCAATTGCGGCGTCCGGATGATGCGGACGAACCTGACCTACGACGACGTCCGGGGCCACGAGGAGGAACTGGTCGACGCGCTGTTCGAGGCCGTCCCCTCCGGGCTCGGCGGTGGCGGCGTCCACGAGGGGACCGTCGACGACGTCGACGCCATCCTCTCGCGCGGGATGGACTGGGCGCTCGAAAATGGCTACGCCGTGCGGGACGACCTGGAACACTGTGAGGACGAGGGCTACCGGCCGGAAGGCAATCCCGACAAGGTCTCCGAAAAGGCCAGAAATCGTGGGAAGAACCAGGTCGGCTCGCTCGGTTCGGGCAATCACTTCCTCGAAGTCCAGCGCGTCACCGACGTGTTCCGCGAGGACGTGGCAGCCGACTTCGGATTGAGCGAGGACCAGATCGTCGTCCTCATCCACTGTGGCTCCCGCGGCCTGGGCCACCAGGTGTGTACGGACTACCTGCGGAAGATCGAACAGGCGCACTCGGGACTGCTGAACCAGCTTCCGGACAGGGAACTCGCCGCGGCGCCCGCGGGCTCGCAGCTCGCCGAGGATTATTACGAGGCGATGTGCGCCGCTATCAACTACGCATGGGTTAACCGACAGCTGATCATGCACCGGACGCGCGAAGTGTTCGCGGACGTCTTCGACCGGGACTGGGAAGCGATGGAGATGGACCTGCTGTACGACGTGGCCCACAACATCGCCAAACGGGAGACGCACACGGTCGACGGGGAGGAGACGGACCTGTTCGTCCACCGGAAGGGCGCGACGCGGGCCTTCCCGGCTAGTCACCCGGAGGTGCCCGCCGCGTACCGCGACGTCGGCCAGCCGATCATCATCCCCGGGAGCATGGGCGCGGGGAGCTACGTGCTCCGCGGCGGCGACCGGAGCCTGGAGGAGACGTTCGGGTCGACGGCCCACGGCGCGGGGCGGCTGATGAGCCGGACGCAGGCGAAAAACGAGTACTGGGGCGAAGACGTTCGCGACGACCTGCGGGACCAGCAGCAGGTCTACGTGAAAGCCCAGTCCGGCGCCACGGTGGCCGAGGAGGCGCCCGGCGTCTACAAGGACGTCGACGAGGTGGTCCGCGTCTCGGACGCGCTCGGCATCGGCGACAAGGTCGCCTGGACGTTCCCCGTCTGCAACATCAAGGGTTGA
- a CDS encoding type IV pilin N-terminal domain-containing protein, which translates to MEGFRRDDRAITESTGVVILVGITIVVTGLVGLNVLIGPSEEPSGPHANFSYDHPEGSGVLIVTHVEGDAFPAGDIVIAGDDAETTWADAASVDESEEVGPGTTVQVSEGNSYGEPVTERSTVRIFYEQGENRTQLSEWVGRDAETSGFRLQRLQPLMLQTGNVQATLSPMPSASETRTTSSTSL; encoded by the coding sequence ATGGAGGGATTCCGCCGCGACGACCGAGCAATCACCGAGTCGACGGGAGTCGTGATCCTCGTCGGGATAACCATCGTCGTGACGGGACTGGTCGGTCTCAACGTGCTGATCGGTCCGAGCGAGGAGCCGAGCGGTCCCCACGCCAACTTCAGCTACGACCACCCAGAGGGCAGCGGCGTGCTCATCGTCACCCACGTCGAGGGTGACGCGTTCCCCGCCGGCGACATCGTCATCGCGGGGGACGACGCCGAGACGACCTGGGCCGACGCCGCCAGCGTCGACGAATCTGAGGAGGTCGGCCCGGGCACCACCGTGCAGGTGAGCGAAGGCAACAGCTACGGCGAACCCGTGACCGAGCGGTCGACCGTCCGCATCTTCTACGAACAGGGGGAGAACCGCACGCAACTGAGCGAGTGGGTCGGGCGCGACGCGGAGACGTCCGGATTCCGGCTTCAGCGGCTTCAACCCTTGATGTTGCAGACGGGGAACGTCCAGGCGACCTTGTCGCCGATGCCGAGCGCGTCCGAGACGCGGACCACCTCGTCGACGTCCTTGTAG
- a CDS encoding translation initiation factor eIF-2B: MIDETVEQIEEMQTHSSSVVAVRAARALQSLTDREFPAVEEYLRSLERNSNALRRANPSHASLHTTQRQIVQRVTDADPDSVEDAQHETHVAIEEVVEQVETAKLSAAKRCADQIADHDVLLTHDYSSTVLSAIRLATEQGSEFEVYVTEARPRFLGRRMTRKLAEIDAVDTHHIVDSAAGHYLSACERVLVGMDCVVDDVLYNRVGTYPIAATANDVGVPVSVVGSAAKLIEGGFAFENEFRSTAEVMREPADNFTIDNPAYDATPMRLVDSVITDESLVEY; encoded by the coding sequence ATGATAGACGAGACCGTCGAGCAAATCGAGGAGATGCAGACCCACAGCTCCTCGGTCGTCGCGGTGCGGGCGGCCCGTGCCCTCCAGTCGCTGACTGACAGGGAGTTCCCCGCCGTCGAGGAGTACCTGCGCTCGCTCGAACGCAACAGCAACGCCCTCCGGCGGGCGAACCCGTCCCACGCGTCGCTCCACACGACGCAACGCCAGATCGTCCAGCGCGTCACCGACGCGGACCCCGACAGCGTGGAGGACGCCCAGCACGAGACCCACGTCGCCATCGAAGAGGTCGTCGAGCAGGTCGAGACCGCGAAGCTCAGCGCCGCCAAGCGCTGTGCCGACCAGATCGCCGATCACGACGTCCTCCTCACCCACGACTACTCATCGACGGTCCTGAGCGCCATCCGCCTGGCGACGGAGCAGGGATCGGAGTTCGAGGTGTACGTCACCGAGGCCCGTCCCCGGTTCCTCGGGCGGCGGATGACCCGCAAGCTCGCCGAAATCGACGCCGTCGACACCCACCACATCGTCGACAGCGCCGCGGGGCACTACCTGTCGGCCTGCGAGCGTGTCCTCGTCGGCATGGACTGCGTCGTCGACGACGTGCTGTACAACCGCGTCGGCACCTACCCCATCGCTGCGACGGCGAACGACGTCGGAGTGCCGGTCAGCGTCGTCGGGTCGGCGGCCAAGCTCATCGAGGGCGGTTTCGCCTTCGAGAACGAGTTCCGCTCGACTGCGGAGGTCATGCGGGAACCGGCGGACAACTTCACCATCGACAACCCCGCGTACGACGCGACGCCGATGCGTCTCGTCGACTCGGTGATCACGGACGAATCGCTCGTCGAATACTAG